In Streptomyces sp. RFCAC02, the following proteins share a genomic window:
- a CDS encoding LamG-like jellyroll fold domain-containing protein: MTYGAAAAVLAGSLAAGALPGPAAAPEAAALTAPLTMTAEDLPTWQTNGIVYALAAADGVVYAGGTFSTVRPPGAESGTGERAAANFVALDAATGEPVAGCDLEFTVGSGSATIRALAVSPDGDTLYAGGTFGSVDGVGASSVAAFDLPSCERRTFPVAANGIVRSIAATDDRVYLGGDFTTLNGQDRSRFGAVTADGDVVAGWRADADEIGKAVAVTPDGEHVLLGGDFFEMNGADSHALAVVDADTGANVRTYPEGFIETRSTVQTIATDDTSFYVGAEGTGGGVFDGRIALSLDTFDQRWRDTCLGATQSVTVHGGVLYSGHHAHDCSSMGEFPNQERYHLFAQSVSGPAKLGWFPNTNDGLGEQLGPRVLLPATGHPDDNRDFLWVGGGFTTVNGQAQWGLTRFATGPDTGAPSTPEAHAASLAADSVTVTWGAGLDLDDSLLTYRVYRDGGTTPVHTVEGSSLPWSRPQFTFDDPDVAAGETHSYRISATDGAGNTSALSAPVTVTVASGGQPYADAVLADDPLLYWRFDETAGNFVSDASGNGMSGTHRGGPERGATPAAVPGPGAASVGYDGADAYTYTDRPTAGLTRFTLETWFRTTTTSGGKLIGLGNRTLEDSTSRDPNLYMLDNGQLSFGIVSGSSRTLTTPGRYNDGEWHHVAVSIGAAGMRLYVDGAQVNANPLFTSARSITGYWRTGGDSLANWANRPSSDHFEGQLDETAVYPAQLSAARVQAHWAAASVPADTVTQVAPDADTYVNAAAASTVYGTHQQLAVRGSTAYESYLGFDLPAAPPGQVLKGAALRVRVSGDSVAGSVDDFAVVPVEGAWSESGTSWGNRPALGDTAIGGLSSPDALGGVYTVPLDLATVRAALGGGFDVALTGEGTDSLWIGSRDASSSANRPQLLLTFGAA; the protein is encoded by the coding sequence ATGACGTACGGGGCGGCGGCCGCCGTGCTGGCGGGGAGCCTCGCGGCGGGCGCGCTGCCGGGCCCGGCGGCGGCCCCTGAGGCGGCGGCGCTGACGGCGCCGCTGACCATGACGGCCGAGGACCTGCCGACCTGGCAGACCAACGGCATCGTGTACGCGCTGGCCGCCGCCGACGGGGTGGTGTACGCGGGCGGCACATTCTCGACCGTCCGGCCGCCGGGCGCCGAGTCGGGCACCGGGGAGCGGGCGGCGGCGAACTTCGTCGCCCTCGACGCGGCCACGGGCGAGCCGGTCGCCGGCTGCGACCTGGAGTTCACGGTCGGCTCGGGCAGCGCCACGATCCGGGCGCTCGCCGTGTCGCCGGACGGGGACACGCTGTACGCGGGCGGCACGTTCGGCTCGGTCGACGGCGTCGGCGCGTCCAGTGTCGCCGCGTTCGACCTGCCGAGCTGCGAGCGCAGGACGTTCCCCGTCGCCGCGAACGGCATCGTGCGGTCCATCGCGGCCACCGACGACCGGGTGTACCTCGGCGGCGACTTCACCACCCTGAACGGGCAGGACCGCTCGCGGTTCGGCGCCGTCACGGCCGACGGCGACGTGGTCGCGGGCTGGCGGGCGGACGCCGACGAGATCGGGAAGGCCGTCGCGGTCACCCCGGACGGCGAACACGTCCTGCTGGGCGGCGACTTCTTCGAGATGAACGGCGCCGACTCGCACGCCCTCGCGGTCGTGGACGCCGACACGGGCGCCAACGTCAGGACGTACCCGGAGGGCTTCATCGAGACGAGGTCGACCGTCCAGACGATCGCGACGGACGACACGAGCTTCTACGTGGGCGCCGAGGGCACCGGCGGCGGCGTGTTCGACGGCCGGATCGCGCTCAGCCTCGACACGTTCGACCAGCGGTGGCGCGACACCTGCCTCGGCGCGACGCAGAGCGTCACGGTCCACGGCGGGGTGCTCTACAGCGGCCACCACGCGCACGACTGCTCCAGCATGGGCGAGTTCCCGAACCAGGAGCGGTACCACCTGTTCGCGCAGTCGGTGTCGGGGCCGGCGAAGCTCGGCTGGTTCCCCAACACGAACGACGGCCTCGGCGAACAGCTCGGCCCGCGCGTGCTGCTGCCCGCCACCGGCCACCCGGACGACAACCGGGACTTCCTGTGGGTCGGCGGCGGCTTCACCACGGTCAACGGGCAGGCGCAGTGGGGCCTCACCCGGTTCGCGACCGGCCCGGACACGGGGGCACCGAGCACACCCGAGGCGCACGCGGCGAGCCTGGCTGCCGACAGCGTGACGGTGACGTGGGGCGCCGGCCTGGACCTGGACGACAGCCTCCTCACCTACCGGGTCTACCGGGACGGCGGCACCACGCCCGTGCACACGGTCGAGGGCTCGTCGCTGCCGTGGTCCCGCCCGCAGTTCACGTTCGACGACCCGGACGTGGCGGCCGGCGAGACCCACAGCTACCGGATCAGCGCGACGGACGGCGCCGGCAACACGAGCGCCCTGTCGGCCCCGGTGACGGTGACCGTGGCGAGCGGCGGGCAGCCGTACGCGGACGCCGTCCTGGCCGACGACCCGCTGCTGTACTGGCGGTTCGACGAGACCGCGGGCAATTTCGTCTCCGACGCCTCGGGCAACGGCATGAGCGGCACGCACCGGGGCGGCCCCGAGCGCGGCGCGACCCCGGCGGCCGTGCCGGGTCCGGGCGCCGCGTCGGTCGGGTACGACGGCGCGGACGCGTACACCTACACCGACCGGCCGACGGCGGGCCTGACGCGCTTCACGCTGGAGACGTGGTTCAGGACGACGACCACCAGCGGCGGCAAGCTCATCGGGCTCGGCAACCGGACCCTGGAGGACAGCACCAGCCGCGACCCGAACCTGTACATGCTGGACAACGGGCAGCTCTCGTTCGGCATCGTCAGCGGCAGCAGCCGCACCCTCACCACCCCGGGCCGCTACAACGACGGCGAGTGGCACCACGTCGCGGTCTCGATCGGCGCGGCCGGCATGCGGCTGTACGTGGACGGCGCCCAGGTGAACGCGAACCCCCTCTTCACCTCGGCCCGTTCGATCACGGGTTACTGGCGCACCGGCGGCGACTCCCTCGCCAACTGGGCGAACCGGCCGTCCAGCGACCACTTCGAAGGGCAGCTCGACGAGACGGCCGTCTACCCGGCGCAGCTCTCGGCCGCCCGCGTGCAGGCGCACTGGGCGGCGGCCTCCGTCCCCGCCGACACGGTGACGCAGGTCGCGCCGGACGCCGACACGTACGTCAACGCGGCGGCGGCGAGCACCGTGTACGGCACGCACCAGCAGCTCGCGGTGCGCGGCTCGACGGCGTACGAGAGCTATCTCGGGTTCGATCTGCCGGCGGCGCCGCCGGGCCAGGTCCTCAAGGGCGCGGCGCTGCGGGTCCGTGTCAGCGGGGACTCGGTCGCGGGGTCCGTGGACGACTTCGCCGTCGTGCCGGTGGAGGGCGCGTGGAGCGAGAGCGGCACGTCCTGGGGCAACCGGCCGGCGCTCGGCGACACGGCCATCGGCGGCCTGTCGTCGCCCGACGCGCTGGGCGGCGTGTACACCGTGCCGCTCGACCTGGCGACGGTGCGGGCTGCTCTCGGCGGCGGGTTCGACGTGGCGCTGACCGGTGAGGGGACGGACAGCCTGTGGATCGGTTCACGGGACGCGTCGTCGTCGGCGAACCGGCCGCAGCTCCTGCTCACGTTCGGGGCGGCCTGA
- a CDS encoding glycosyltransferase, with protein MTRLPIVVAIPTKNEAAGITATVRSVVGHVAAVVVVDSDSTDDTRALAKAAGAEVVPYVWDGRYPKKKQWILDHVHPGTDWVLFLDGDETASGELLAELRRIFLDGRPVRPAAFDIPLGYWFGGRRLRHGYTIVKRALVDRRRVGFPEPDDLAAPGMGEQEGHYQPLADPVHRLRATIEHNDRDPVRTWFERHNRYSDWEAWLEAHPEVREQVRRAKTRQGQVFHRAPFKPLLSFGYAYVWRRGFLDGRAGLDHALAMSFYRWQIGVKTRELRREPSPPA; from the coding sequence ATGACGCGGCTCCCCATCGTGGTGGCCATCCCCACGAAGAACGAGGCGGCCGGCATCACCGCGACCGTGCGCTCGGTCGTCGGGCACGTGGCGGCCGTCGTCGTCGTGGACTCGGACAGCACCGACGACACCCGCGCGCTCGCGAAGGCAGCGGGCGCCGAGGTCGTCCCCTACGTGTGGGACGGCCGCTACCCGAAGAAGAAGCAGTGGATCCTCGACCACGTCCATCCGGGGACGGACTGGGTGCTCTTCCTCGACGGCGACGAGACGGCGAGCGGCGAACTGCTGGCGGAGCTGCGGCGGATCTTCCTCGACGGCCGCCCGGTGCGCCCGGCGGCGTTCGACATACCGCTCGGGTACTGGTTCGGCGGCCGGCGGCTGCGCCACGGGTACACGATCGTCAAACGCGCGCTCGTGGACCGGCGGCGGGTCGGGTTCCCCGAGCCGGACGACCTCGCGGCGCCCGGCATGGGCGAGCAGGAGGGCCACTACCAGCCGCTCGCCGACCCCGTGCACCGGCTGCGCGCCACGATCGAGCACAACGACCGCGACCCGGTGCGCACCTGGTTCGAGCGGCACAACCGGTACTCCGACTGGGAGGCGTGGCTGGAGGCGCACCCGGAGGTCCGCGAGCAGGTCAGGCGCGCGAAGACCCGGCAGGGGCAGGTGTTCCACCGGGCGCCGTTCAAGCCGCTCCTGTCGTTCGGCTACGCGTACGTGTGGCGGCGCGGCTTCCTGGACGGGCGGGCCGGCCTCGACCACGCGCTGGCGATGAGCTTCTACCGGTGGCAGATCGGCGTGAAGACGCGGGAGCTGCGCCGGGAACCGTCACCGCCCGCCTGA
- a CDS encoding epoxide hydrolase family protein — protein MSRPTSDVHPFEARASDADLDDLRARLAAARLPEAETVRASAPGRGRWEQGVPLADLVDLVDHWRTGYDWRSFEERLGRIGQFRTTIDGLGIHFLHRRSARADATPLVMTHGWPGSVAEFVDVVDELADPEDAAAPAFHVVAPSLPGFGFSDRPATTGWGTEKIAAAWVELMGRLGYDRFLAHGGDWGGNITTVLGGRFPAHVLGIHSTFAEAPPGVTTDGLTAEERAWAEETCHFWRHRAAYAKQQATRPQTIGYALVDSPVGLLAWILDKFAEWSDTGDSPFETISRDRVLDDVTLYWLTRTGASAARIYHESHNSLDPALRVDVPAAITVYPRDIERCPRPWAEERYRRIVRWGSPASGGHFPSLEVPGYFVGDLREGLAAVLAAHR, from the coding sequence ATGTCCCGTCCGACCAGCGACGTACACCCCTTCGAAGCCCGCGCGAGCGACGCCGACCTCGACGATCTGCGCGCACGACTGGCCGCGGCGCGGCTGCCCGAGGCGGAGACGGTCCGGGCCTCTGCCCCCGGCCGTGGCCGCTGGGAACAGGGCGTCCCGCTCGCCGACCTCGTCGATCTCGTGGACCACTGGCGCACCGGCTACGACTGGCGGTCGTTCGAGGAGCGTCTCGGCCGTATCGGCCAGTTCCGCACGACCATCGACGGCCTCGGCATCCACTTCCTGCACCGCCGTTCGGCACGCGCGGACGCCACCCCTCTGGTCATGACGCACGGCTGGCCGGGCAGCGTCGCCGAGTTCGTCGACGTGGTGGACGAGCTGGCGGATCCGGAGGACGCGGCCGCGCCGGCGTTCCACGTCGTGGCCCCGTCGCTGCCCGGCTTCGGTTTCAGCGACAGGCCGGCCACCACGGGGTGGGGCACCGAGAAGATCGCCGCCGCATGGGTCGAACTGATGGGCAGGCTGGGCTACGACAGGTTCCTGGCCCACGGCGGTGACTGGGGCGGCAATATCACCACCGTCCTCGGCGGCAGGTTCCCGGCGCATGTCCTCGGCATCCACTCGACGTTCGCCGAGGCGCCGCCCGGGGTGACGACGGACGGGCTGACGGCGGAGGAGCGCGCGTGGGCCGAGGAGACCTGCCACTTCTGGCGCCACCGCGCGGCGTACGCGAAGCAGCAGGCGACCCGGCCGCAGACCATCGGCTACGCGCTTGTCGACTCACCGGTCGGGCTGCTCGCCTGGATCCTCGACAAGTTCGCCGAGTGGTCGGACACCGGGGACAGCCCGTTCGAGACGATCTCCCGGGACCGCGTCCTCGACGACGTCACCCTGTACTGGCTGACGAGGACCGGCGCGTCGGCGGCCCGGATCTACCACGAGAGCCACAACTCGCTGGATCCCGCCCTCCGGGTCGACGTCCCGGCGGCGATCACCGTCTACCCCCGCGACATCGAGAGGTGCCCGCGCCCCTGGGCGGAGGAGCGGTACCGGCGGATCGTCCGGTGGGGGTCACCCGCGTCCGGCGGGCACTTCCCGTCGCTCGAGGTTCCCGGGTACTTCGTCGGGGACCTGCGCGAAGGTCTCGCGGCGGTGCTGGCCGCTCATCGGTGA
- a CDS encoding TetR family transcriptional regulator codes for MATGHTDPRRRDRIIDATLDHIADEGVAGVSHRRIAARAGVPLGSMTYHFAGIDDLLKEAFTRFADEIVALFERHLGRADTSGQAREAVVDLVHTLSEGPPRGLVLAHELYTLAARRPEYRALTQTWMLRSRELLQRHFDADTARQVDALIEGLTLHRALDTEPQSRTLTLLAVTRITDPT; via the coding sequence ATGGCCACAGGACACACCGACCCACGGCGGCGCGACCGCATCATCGACGCCACCCTCGACCACATCGCGGACGAGGGGGTCGCCGGCGTCTCGCACCGCAGGATCGCCGCCCGTGCCGGTGTGCCGCTGGGCTCGATGACCTACCACTTCGCGGGCATCGACGACCTCCTGAAGGAGGCCTTCACCCGCTTCGCCGACGAGATCGTCGCGCTGTTCGAACGGCACCTGGGCCGGGCCGACACCTCCGGCCAGGCCCGGGAAGCCGTCGTGGACCTCGTCCACACACTCTCCGAAGGCCCACCGCGCGGCCTGGTGCTGGCCCACGAGCTGTACACCCTCGCGGCCCGCCGCCCCGAGTACCGGGCGCTCACACAGACATGGATGCTGCGCAGCAGGGAACTGCTCCAGCGCCACTTCGACGCCGATACGGCACGGCAGGTGGACGCACTGATCGAGGGCCTGACACTGCACCGCGCACTGGACACGGAACCTCAGAGCCGCACCCTGACCCTGCTGGCCGTCACACGCATCACCGACCCCACGTAG
- a CDS encoding sugar O-acetyltransferase: MATDHFAGDPRTNLERMLAGDLYIADDPEIWRRQQRAMRLAARYLAAYPEDPAAARPLLADLLGSLGDGAEVRPPLHVDYGSNITIGARTFVNYNLTALDVARITVGEDCQIGPNVQLLTPTHPVEPEPRRDRLEAALPITIGDNVWLGGGAIVCPGVTISDNSVIGAGAVVTRDVPANVVAVGNPARPIREI; this comes from the coding sequence ATGGCCACGGACCACTTCGCGGGCGATCCGCGCACGAACCTGGAGCGCATGCTCGCCGGTGACCTCTACATCGCCGACGACCCCGAGATCTGGCGCAGGCAGCAGCGCGCCATGCGGCTCGCCGCCCGCTACCTCGCCGCCTACCCGGAGGACCCGGCCGCCGCACGGCCGCTGCTCGCCGACCTGCTCGGCTCCCTCGGCGACGGCGCCGAGGTGCGGCCGCCGCTCCATGTCGACTACGGAAGCAACATCACCATCGGCGCCCGGACCTTCGTCAACTACAACCTGACCGCCCTGGACGTCGCGCGGATCACCGTCGGCGAGGACTGCCAGATCGGCCCGAACGTCCAACTGCTCACGCCCACCCACCCTGTGGAGCCGGAGCCGCGCCGGGACAGGCTGGAGGCGGCCCTGCCGATCACCATCGGCGACAACGTCTGGCTCGGCGGCGGCGCCATCGTCTGCCCCGGCGTGACGATCAGCGACAATTCCGTCATCGGCGCCGGCGCGGTCGTGACGAGGGACGTGCCGGCGAACGTCGTCGCGGTCGGCAACCCGGCCCGCCCGATACGGGAGATCTGA